From the genome of Trichosurus vulpecula isolate mTriVul1 chromosome 6, mTriVul1.pri, whole genome shotgun sequence:
ACTGTCTTCCCTTTAcgtacagatgagaatactgaggcccaGGCATGATAAATCATTTGATCAAGGTGATCTCTCAAGGTCCTTGGACCTCTAAATTTTATGAGTCTATAATACTAGAAAAAAATTAGCATTCCTGGTATTATCTAGATAACACATTAATTGAACTTGACTTTGGCAGGTGACATGTCTTCTCCCAACATTCTCCTTCTCAACCAGTCTGGCCCCACTGAGTTTGTGTTCCGGGTGTTCACCACTTCCCCCAGGATTCAGGCcctcctcttctgtctcttccttctcctctatgTGATGATCTTGTGTGGCAACACTATCATCATCTACATTGTGTGGACCCACAGCTCCTTGCGCacccccatgtacttcttcctgtCTAACCTATCCTTCCTGGAGATCTGTTACACCACTACTGTGGTACCATTGATGCTTTCCAACATCTTTGGGGCCCAGAAGCCTATTCCATTGGCTGGCTGTTCAGCTCAGATGTTCATTTTTCTTACTCTTGGTGGTGCTGATTGTTTTCTATTGGCTATCATGGCCTATGACCGCTATGTGGCCATCTGCCATCCCTTACACTACACCCTCATCATGACACAGAAGCGATGTACCCAGCTGGTGGTTGGTTCCATGTGCTTAGCTCTTCTCCTTGACCTTCAGCTCACAGTACTTATCTGTACTCTGCCATTCTGTGGACATATCCTGGAAATCAACCACTTCATGTGTGATGCCCCACCTGTCCTACGCCTGGCCTGTGGGGATACCAAAATCCACCAAGCCATTCTATTTATGGTAGGTACCCTTGTGCTCACTGTCCCCTTCCtgctcatctccatctcctacaTCTTCATCGCCAATAGCATTCTACGTATCCGGTCTGCTGAGGGACGTCGGCGTGCTTTTTCAACCTGCTCTTCACATCTCTCTGTGGTGGTACTGCAATATGGTTGTTCCAGTCTGGTCTATATGCGTCCAAGGTCCAATACGTCTGAGGATGAGGATCGGCAGCTTGCTCTGGTTTATACCtttgtcattcctctgctcaaccCCCTGATTTATACTCTACGGAACAAGGATGTCAAAGATGCACTCAAAAAATCCATGAGCTACAGAAGAACTTCTGAAATCCAATAAAAGTGTAGGGCAGAGACTTTATGGTTGTTAAGATAGTGGAACctttgaaaaatgattttaaaatgtagtttctcACTCACGCTTTACACATTGCAATTTTCTGCAATTTGTATGCATCATTTGGAAACGTTAGGTTTGCAATTACATTGTTTGTTGTGAACTTTGCCCAATAGAGAGATGCAGTGGTGCCTGGGCGCCAATGTACTTTTTACAGAAAGATTATTACAATTCCCTTCTCAAGAAGCAACTCTAAAAGTAGCAAACATTCCTTGCACACACTTTATTATCTCTTTGCTATGTGAGGTCTCCTCATTATTTTGACTTCTAGATATGCAGCAGTATAGTCAGGGATCACGGGCAAACAAAACTGCCTGTACCTGTCTTGGATATTTCTTGATAGCTCAGGATGATTCAAATTTCTGGGATTTTAGACAGAGATCATTGAAGGCTCTTATAAATGCATGAGACAAGAATGGAATGTGTCTTTGAGTATATCAATAATGAATTGGccagataataattaataatatttacaaatcactgaggcttttaaaaataccttacatatattatctcgtttgagcctcacaacaccctTATGAAGGAGGTACTATCATaatcatttcctcattttacagataagaaaactatttGTTTAGGTAGCTCATAATTGCCAGAAGCAGGATCCAAAGTACTTCTTTATGACTAAACATGTCATTTTATTAAGGATGCTCCAAAGTATAAATAGCAGCGATAGAGGCTGAGACCTTTTTTATGTGAGTACTCAACATAACTGACACAACAGCAAAGACAGCAAGAGACAGTAAGAGCCACAAAGCACCATGCTTCCACCTTTAGGATTCTTGCCTTGTGGgtcagctaggtggagcagtgagtagagtactggccctggagtcaggaggacctgagttcaaatccggactcagacacttgacacatgtactagctgtgtgtccttgggcaagtcacttgaccccaattgccctgcccccccccaaaagtgaATTCTTGCCAGGAAGAATGTAAACCACAACTTAAATTACAAGACCATAGATTATGCATCCTAAACCTGTCCTTTGTGTGTCTGTGCATtaggatataatatataatatcatgAGTTATGTAACATAACAAATGTACATTACAGTATAATATACAATGTTGTTATTTCTTTGAATAATCCTCACTTTCTATATTTCCATTGTTTTGTTGCCATAAAAAAGGCAACAAATGTAGAGTGTGTTCATTGCCACCGCctttaacttttgctacaaatACAACATTCTCACCCATCATTACCCCAGCACTATCTGTACAGATTCCAATGCAATTTTTCCAGTCTAtaccttcatttgtgaaaaattcattgaCTCTAAGA
Proteins encoded in this window:
- the LOC118855157 gene encoding olfactory receptor 10Q1-like, translating into METEALECGDMSSPNILLLNQSGPTEFVFRVFTTSPRIQALLFCLFLLLYVMILCGNTIIIYIVWTHSSLRTPMYFFLSNLSFLEICYTTTVVPLMLSNIFGAQKPIPLAGCSAQMFIFLTLGGADCFLLAIMAYDRYVAICHPLHYTLIMTQKRCTQLVVGSMCLALLLDLQLTVLICTLPFCGHILEINHFMCDAPPVLRLACGDTKIHQAILFMVGTLVLTVPFLLISISYIFIANSILRIRSAEGRRRAFSTCSSHLSVVVLQYGCSSLVYMRPRSNTSEDEDRQLALVYTFVIPLLNPLIYTLRNKDVKDALKKSMSYRRTSEIQ